Part of the Patescibacteria group bacterium genome is shown below.
GAAAAAATATACGTGGTGGAATAAATGAATTGAGTAAACCCTGCGCCAGCATTTGCTCCAAGAAGTTTCAAGACAAATCGAAAGACAAGTAACACTTCAATGAGACCGAGAATGTACCAAACAATCTGCGTCCCTCGATACAATGGTTTAGTTGTCGGTGAATTAAATGAATCCATAAATTTTGAAGTGAATTAAAATTGACGAGAATAAATTTTATTTTGTTCTAAACGTCACCTTATCTCCACGGACAGTACCTGAAGTGTTTTGTGCAACCAGTCGGAAATAATAATTGGTTTTACCAACGAGACCAGAAATGTTCTCGGCAACCGTTTTGTTTCCCGTGCTAACGCCAAGAGTTTTTTGGGGTGTAGTTCGGAGTAACACTGAACCTAAGAGCGAATCGGTGCTGTACTCAAACCAATAGGTGACTTCTTCACCGTTTGGATTGACCGTTCCGTTAAGACTTGCGGTTGAAGTGCCGACAGCGGTTGCAGAATTTGTGTTAACAGTCGGCAATGCTGGGCCAGCCGTTTTAAAGTTTAGAATTGCGCCGTTGACCGTACCGAATTGATTTTGTGCATTGAGTCGGAAATAGTAGGTTGTAGATGGAGTGAGATCAGAAAGTGAAATTGATACTGGCACTTTAGTTGATCCGTCACTTGCCGATTGAAAAGCGGTCACTCTTCCTAGGTCAGCACTTGTACCGAACTCAAACCAATACTGCGTAGCGGCCGAATTAGGATTCACTTCCCCATTTAGATTACTCGTAGTTCTTGATACTCCGCCAGCTGCAAGAGTTTTCGTAGTTGGTGCACTACCTACAGGCGCTGGATTGCCATGAGTTGTTTGAAATGAATATTGAGCACCTGAAACTCTACCGAATTGATTTTCAGCTGTTAATCGGAAGTAATACGTCGTATCTTTCGCTAAACCGGTGATGTAACCGGGAGCTGAAATCGAAACGAAACCTCCCCCAAGAGTTTGTTTTGGAGTCGTAAATGTATTGCTCATATTAGACGAAAGACTGTACTCGTACCAATAACTGGTGAAGGCGCCATTTGGAGTAACACGACCATTAACGACTGCGGTTGTGTCAGAAGGCGTGACACCAACATTAGTAATCACCACCGGGAGTCCAGCCTTTTGTACTACTGGAGTCGGTGTTGGAGTTACTGGGGTAGAAGGTGTCGGAGTTACTGGTGTGCCATCCGATGGAGTAGTGCTATCTTTGGTTGCGAAAAAAATGATTCCCCCGATAACAACAACGGCAACAACTGCTCCTACAATAGCTTTGGTTCCATTCATATTTTTTTTATTAAAATTTTTAACTGATAACGCTCACATAGAATAAGACGTCCGAAGGGTTAACACATTACAGTCCATAAACGTACTGTAATATTTTGTGATGATGGCCGTCTGCAAAGGTAACAAATATTATTAATATTTTATAAAAACATGACAACAATCATCAACACACCGCCACAAAATCAAAGCCCAGAAAGTACTGGAGCAGGAATTCTTATTGGTATTACAATCGTCATCTTGCTTGCCATCCTCTTCTTCTTGTTTGGCCTGCCCTATTTACGCAATCAACCAGCAACAGAAACTCCAGCCAAACCAGCCGCCTCTGTTGGTGCCGTTCTCAACATGGATACACCAAATAACTCTTCCGGTTCAAATACTGACGGGGTGGGAATGAAAAGTTCTTACTAAATACTAAAAAATACTCCCGCCGCGCTTTGCGCGGCGGGAGTATTTTCTTTACTTAGCTGCAACCTTCACCTTGAGCTCCTCGATTTGTTTTTTCAATTCTGTAATAGAGATTTCCAGCTTTTGAGTTCTTGCAGAATGTTTGCTTTCAAACTGATTAACGTGTCCCGCCAACTGTTCAGCAACCGCGATCATTTCTGTAATATCTTCCATAGCGAGAAGAATTATCGGCGGAAAAAGTTCAGAATCTCCAGAGCCAACTCCGGTAACAAATCGTGAATGAATTTGTCTCGCATTTAATATCATCACCCTTGATCCGATAACGGGAAATTCATGAGCAACTTCAAATCCTTTGAAAAAAGTGTGCTTCGGTAAAATATCTTCGAGCAGTTTCCGGAGGGACGCAATATTCCACTGACCGTTGCCGAGCTCATAGACAATCTTCCCTTCCGTCTCTTTTTGGGTGACTTGAAACATTCTATAGAAAGGCTCATTAGCCGCCATTACTTTAAAATTTTTATCCAAAATCAATACCGGTTCTCTCACCACATCAACCACCGTTTTAATGTACGTCCAACTTTCTTCCCACAATCGCTCAAAAAAATCAGGTCCGATTTTGTTTTTATTTTTATCCATAGTTCCCTAGCCGTTTGATGTCTAAAGTTATTGCAAAAAAAATCCTAGCTATGTTTTGTAAATCCTGCTACACTCTATATTCAGGAACCTACTCTTCAGCACACTGCACTACGCAGTGTAATGAACCAGAACTAAATCTGAGAGACTCCCCATAAACTCTCGAGGGAAAAATACAGCACCGAGCACAAACTGCCGAGTGACTGTAATAATTTCATAACCAAAAGCCGCTTGAAACGGCGATTATATATAATGACTCCAAAAGAAAAAATAGACCGACAAGAAATCTTGAGCGTGGCTCATACTGATTTTCAAAAGGGTCTCAACGCCCACGCTTTTTTCAAGATCAGCAATCGCGCCTTGAGCGAAGACTTGGTGCAAATCACCTTCATGAAAACCTGGGTCTACCTCGTCAAAGGCGGAAAAATCGACATCATGAAAGCCTTTCTCTACCACATTTTGAATCACCTGATCGTCGACGAACATCGGAAACATAAAACCACCTCGCTCGACGTCCTTATCGAAGAAGGTTTTGAACCCGCAGCCACCAACGACACCGAGCGTCTCTTAAATTTTCTCGACGGCAAAGGAGCCATTCTTTTAATCGCGCGTCTTCCCGAACCGTACAAAAAAATTATGCGGATGCGCTACGTCCAAGACCTGACACTCAAAGAAATGTCACTCATCACTGGTGAGTCAAAAAACACTATGGCAGTGCAAGCTCATCGAGGACTCGAGAAACTAAAATTGCTGTATTCGAACGCCCTAGCGTAAAGAAAAAATTGATTTTTTATAGCAATTGCCTTTCTTAAAGGCTTGGATTATCATAAAAATTAGACACCTTGAAACTAGGAAAATCACATGAAAAGCAGAGAACAAATGGTCGAGTCATTGACTCATGCTGGAATTGCACTCCGCGGCCCTCGAGATCCTTTTGAGGGTTCGACTGTGAGAATTAACGACAATCGCACCTGGAGCCAGGTGGCACTTTGGGGGACTCGCGGGCTTGCGCGAGCCTACGAAAATGGTTGGTGGGACTGCGAGCGGCCCGATGTTGTTGTAGAGAAAGCTGTACAACACGGGCTTGACTCGAAACTGTTTTCATCATCACTCAGTGACCTTGCCTTGAAGATCAGGGCGGCACTGTTTAACTTGCAGAGCAGGGCGAGAGCGTTCGTTGTCGGAGAGAAACATTACAATGCCGGTAACACACTTTTCGAAACCATGCTCGGGAAACATCCGCTCTACAGTTGTGCTTACTGGAGTGGCACACCTCGCGCGCAGACCCTCGATGATGCCCAGGAAGCCAAGCTTCATTTGATCTGCCGGAAACTCAAGTTGAAAAGGGGCGATCATATTCTCGACATTGGCTGTGGTTTCGGGGAACTTCTCCGATTCGCCCACGAGCACTATGGTGTCACGGGAGTTGGAATCACCATCTCGAAGGAGCAGGCGAAATTCGCACGGAAACTTGTCCATGGCTTGCCGATTGAAATTTGGGAGGTTGACTACCGCGACTTGCAAACAAGCCGAAAGTTTGACCGTGAGGTTTCGGTGGGTATGTTTGAGCATGTCGGGCAGAAAAATCACCGGGCGTTTTTTGAGATGGCACAACGTCACCTCAAACAAGACGGCCTGTTCCTACTTCACACCATCACTGGCAGTGGTGAAGCCGATCCGTTTCTCAACGATGACATTTTTCCGGGGAGCGTCGTGCCGAGCCTAAAACAAGTCGAGCGGTCCGCGCAGCAAAGGTTTAAGCGTCTCGACCTTCACGAGTTTGGACGCGACTATGATCCAACCTGTTGCGAGTGGGAAAAAAATCTCAGCCATGGATGGACGCGTATCGCGCACCTGTACAACAACGACGAAAAGTTTTTGCGCAGGTGGCGTCTCTATCTCTTGATGTCAGCCGGACTTTTCCGAGCAGGGAAAACCAGCGTGGCACAATTCGTCCTTTCCAACTGTGACTTTTCTTACGATCCGGTTCGGTAATTTAGTTTCGGCCCCGATTCGCAAAGCGAATCGGGGCTTTTCTTTTAGCTAAAAATCCACTCCAAAATTTCTTCCCTCCCCTCTTTGGTTTTAGCTGAACAGGGAACAATCTTCAATCCTGGAATTTTTTCAGAAATTTCCCGCAATTGAACACTGCGTTCTTTTTGATTGAGCGAATCAATTTTATTCGCGACCACCAAAACCTCTCTGCCGTGTTCAGAAAGTAACCGAAGCATTTCAAGATCCATCGCGCTTGGCCCAACTTTACTATCGAGCACCAAAACTACTTTTCTTTTCGCAATCTCAATCCCGAGAAGATACCACTGAATCATTTTGCTTAGTTGGTCGCGCCGTTCAATCGACATGCGAGCAAAACCGTATCCCGGAAGATCAACAAAATAGCAATTGTTGTTTATGAGAAAAAAATTTATTTCTTGAGTCTTGCCCGGAGTTTTTCCGGAACGAACCAAATCCACCCGATTGAGAAGGGCGTTCATAAGACTCGACTTACCCACATTTGATCGCCCGACAAAAGCCACCTGAGGATGAGGCTCAAGTAAAATATCATCGGTTCCCCGTATACTTTTTTTAAACTCCGCGGATTTTATTTCCATGTCGGTGATTACAGTACGAATCGTGAATCAAAAATTAGTGTGAATCGAGAAACATCTTCTTGACGTGCTCGACAATACTCATTGGCGTCACTAAAGCCTTAGTCAAGAATGAAGCGTTCAAACTTTTTGCCCTTTCGCGATCCTGAACCTGATCGGTGTTTGAAACGATGAGGACTGCTAGATTTTTTGTAACAGGATCCTTTCGCAAACTTTCAAGCAAGTCGAGGCCGTTGACCCCCGGCAAAAAGATATCAAGCACCAACAAATCAGGAACGTCACTCTTAATTATCTCTTGTGCACCATCTCCCCGGTCAATCAAAAAAACCTTCATGCCAGACTGCTGTAGGTGTTTTGCGAGCAACTTGCCCAAAAAGACGTCATCTTCAACAATCACCACTTTTTTTCCAGAAATTACCGAATTATCGATAATATTTTTCGGATCATCCGAGAAACTGTTGCCAATGCTTGAATTTTCAGCCATAAGTTTAAATTAAATTGGAGTAACGTTTGATTTTGATAACCCTATTATTCTATCACTTCTAAAATTTATCGCACCTAGGCGCTGTAGTTACCCACTTGTGCCGCAATAGAGCGGGGATTACAATATTAGCTATTAGAAGTAATCTACATTTTATGGATAATATGATGATGATGGAGTCGACGGGACCTATGATCGGGATTTTTCATTTTGAGGTTTTTTTGATGCTCGCTTCGGGGGTGTTTTACCTCATCTGCGCAGCCCTCTTGTGGAAACCGTTCCGCCAAGAAAAAAATGAATTGATCGGAGCCTTGTTTGCCTTCCTCGTCTATCAGGCGATCAGCATGTTCTTTATGGGAATGGAAATGCAAACCATGAACATGGTGTACAGCAACATCTCGAGCCTCGCGGTCTTTATCGGATCGGCCTTCATGCTCAAATTCCCTCTCAGTTCGTTCTCAGCCAGCACCAGAAAAATTGGTTTTCTTCTCTCGCTCATTGCCGTCTTGGGACTGTTCGCTTGGTTTATTCAGACCGAGGAAAGAGAAATGATGCTCATGAGTTTTACCCTCTGGTACGACATTGCTATCAACGGAATTATTGTCGGTGGTTCAATTATCGCCCTTGGTATAAACGCAGAACGCTGGATGCGCGTAAAAGCTTTCGGTGGAGGTTCAGGTGTTGTTGCCTGTTGTGTCCTTGCTAACGCCACTATGATTGGCGGCGCCATTCTAACTAGTTCAGTATTTCAGTTCGCCGCACCAGTTCTCATTCTAGGATCTCTTACCTACGCTCGAAAAAAACAAGCTGAAGAATCTCGAATGCAACCTGCAAACTAAGGATTTCATGGCTGAAAAAGTTGAAAAAATAATTTTTTACATCCTCGGAGGTGTCGGCGGGGCTGTCTTAGGATTCATCGTCCTTTCTTTCCGCATGTCCTACTTCGCCAACGAAAATCACTCGTTCGTCGTTGCCATTACATCTCTCATTGGTGTTCTGGTTTCTATCATTTTTGTTAATTACGAAAAACAAAAAACTCTCAAAACAAACAGCGCTGTGCGAGATGAAACTGTTGCTCTCATCACCCATGAAATGAAAACGGGACTCACCTCAACTGGCTGGGCCATCGAAATGATTCTTCAAAATTACGGAAAAGCCATAACTGAAGAAGACAAAAAAATGCTTGAAGGTGTCGTCAATTCGATTTACACGACCATCATGCACTCGGTTAACCTGCTCGACGTCAGTTTGCTCGACATAGGAAAATTGAAAATATCACTGGAAAAATTTGACCTCAAGGAAATCGAGCAAAACCTCAAAGAAACTATCGAAAAATACGCCTTCGGTGCGCAAAAGAAAGGTATACATCTCACCTCGGAAATCCACTTGAACCACGAGAGTTTAGTTGAGGTGGATTTACTGCGCCTACGCATTATTCTAGAAAATCTTTTGGAAAATGCTTTGCAATATACACTTGGTGACATTCGAGAAATCGCGGTGCACATCGGCAACGATGAAAAAACCTTGAACATTTCAGTCAGTGATAGCGGTATCGGCATTCCCGAAGCTGAAAAAGAAAAAATTTTCTTAAAATTTTTCCGCGCCAGCAACGCCAAAAAAGAATTAAACAGCGGTAGTGGCATTGGACTCTATATGACCGATCAATACATCAAAGCCCACCGAGGTTCTATTCGTTTCGAAACAGAACTCGGCAAAGGAACAACCTTCTACGTTTCCATACCACTTAAAACTGCGGCGAATGTCGGCGAATTTCTAACAAAAATTTAAAATTGAGAATGCAGGCGTTACGCGCTGCCAATTAATAGTCCCGCCACAAGAACAAGTGCTCCTCCGAAAACCACTTGCACCACTGAAAGCCAAAAGCTGGTTTTAAAATAGCGATATCTAATGTAGGCGATAGCCACGAGCTCGATACCAACAACAATGTAGGCGAGGTAGAGCGCGAGATGTAAATTGGAAATAAGAAAAGGCAAGGTGTGTAAAATGCCTCCCAGAAAAGTCATTGAACCGATGATGAGTCCCCGAATAAAAGGATGACCGCGACCGGTGTGCTCCCCATTGTCTGAAAGAGCCTCGGCAAATGCCATACTGATAGCCGCACCCGTAGCCGCAGAAGCACCAATCAAAAAAGCTAATCGAGGACTGCTCGTCGCATAGGCGGCAGCAAAAATTGGCGCAAGCGTTGATACCGAACCGTCCATAAGTCCCGCGAGCCCTGGCTGAACCACCTTGAGCAAAAAAGCTCGGTCGATATGTTCTTGGGATTGTGTCTGTGATTCCATACTATTTTTATCGTTTTAGTATAGCAATTCGATGACTAAAGTCATAATTCACAACGTGTAATTTTGTGCTAAAATGGACCCAATGTTAACCCTTATAACTTTTGCCACGTTTTTCTCAACCCTTCTCGGAGGTTTGTTTGCTTTACGCTTCAAAGACAGACTGCATCTTATTTTGGGCTTCAGCGCCGGCGCCGTCATTGGTGTTGCCTTTTTTGATTTGCTACCAGAAGCCATCGAACTTGGATCAAAAACCTACGGGTTTTCTACAACCACATCCGTGGTAGCGCTTGGTTTTATTTTGTACATGATTCTCGACAGACTCATTCTTTTTCATACTCATACACATGATGCTGAGCACCCTGAAACTCATCGTCAGAACCGAGGAATTGTGGGCGCCAGCTCCCTTTCAGTGCACAGTTTTCTTGACGGGGTGGGAATTGGACTGGCGTTTAAAGTTTCTCCAGCGCTCGGAGCAATTGTGGCCGTTGCAGTTCTAACCCACGATTTTTCAGATGGTATCAATACGGTTAACATGATTCTCAAAAACCATGGCGAATCGAAAAAAGCTTTCAAATGGCTTTTGGTTGATGCTCTTGCGCCGGTTGTCGGCGTAATTTCTACTATCTTTTTTACTCTACCGGAAAACGCGCTCGGCTTGTTGTTAGCTTTATTTTCAGGTTTCTTTCTCTACATCGGCGCAAGCGACCTTTTGCCTGAAAGCCACCATGCCCATCCAACCATTTGGACAACTTTCATGACGGTTGTTGGCGTAGCGGTGTTATTTCTCACAATCAAGCTAGCAAATATTTAATCCGCAAACATAGGATTTTTTTATATTTGTGGGATAATTCTTGTATGGAAGATTCTTCTGTACGTCAAAAAATTAAAAAGCACGGAACTGCTATCGCCTTTGTTCTCGGATTTATTTGGGACAACATCATGTTGAGCCAAATTGATCATGTCTTTGCCAACATCATGCTTGGTTCTTACTTGGTGATTTCAGCCTTCAGCATCTTGATCATGAACCTACCGTTTCACCCAGAGCGCCGGGTAAAAATTATAGAAAAAATCACTAAGTGGTTTCCACTCATTCTTCAGTTTTGTTTCGGTAGTCTTTTTTCCGCCTATATTATTTTTTACACTCGTAGCGCCTCGATTTCAAACAACTGGCCGTTCCTACTTTTTTTAGTTCTCCTCGTCATCAGCAACGAACTTTTGCGCAAACGCTATCTTTCGATCACCTTGCCCGTGAGCCTTTTCTTTACCGTGCTTTTTTCCTACAATATTTTTTCCCTGCCAATTCTTTTAAAATCAATGAGCGCGCTTATTTTTATATTGAGCGGACTCGCAACGTTAATCATCATTACAATTTTTATTTGGATTCTTTCTCGAATTGCGCCTGAAAAATATGCATCGAGTAAGCGCTCGCTCATTCTTTCTCTATCAGCAATTTATATTTTATTTAACGTCGCCTATTTCACCAACATTATTCCTCCCGTGCCTCTTGCGCTGAAAGAAATCGGTGTCTATCACTCGGTGACGCGACTGGCAAATGGCGAATACACCCTGAGTTTTGAGCATGACAGCTGGTATCCTTTTATTTCCAATACCGATTCCACCTTTCATCAAAAACCAAATGAATCTGTCTACGTCTGGAGCTCCATTTTTGCGCCGACGGATTTGACCGTACCAATCTATTATCGATGGCAGTATTTTGATGACGCACAAAAAAAATGGATCGAGACGGATTTAATTCAGTTGCCAATTTTCGGAGGCCGCGATGAAGGCTTCCGTGGCTACACAAAAAAATCTAACGTCCAGCCGGGTTTGTGGCGAGTCGATGTTGAAACTAATCGTAAAAATCTTATTGGCCGAATTGAGTTTACCGTCGAGGATGCAATTGATCCCATCAACAGCATCGTGACGGAAACTAAATAGCGAAAAATTACGTTTCAACCCTAATTGCACCACCTACATTAAGGAGTCACGGCCGTGACTCCTTAATGTAGGTGTAATTTTTTCTGAAAAAAATTTAAATTTTTAAAAAATAATTTTAAAACACAAAAAAATAGCCCGGGTAAAGCCGAGCTATGGACAAGAATAATCATGAGGGGTGAGCAACGAGCTTTTCTGCAAACTGACGCAAACGATCCGCTGTCTCGCGCATGTTGGAAGCAAGCGCCAAGCGAGCGACAGGCTGTTTCATTTCTTCACTCGCCCTGAAACCATCAGCCCAAAGATTCAGATTGTGGACACTGAGACGGACAGCCTCAATCGCTGTTCGCGCCAACTTGGCAACCTCGCATGGCTGTTCCCTTCTTTTACCGCCATTAGGACCTTTTTCCGTTTTGTTACCAATAATCAAAGCCTCAAGACAGGCGGCTAAACCTCGACGGCCCAAATGCCCGCTCTCTTGAATCGCTTGTGCCAAAATCTCCTCCTGTTTTTCAGGCTTGACCTTAGCGAGGAGCACTCCGCAACCGAGCGGAAGTTTTTTCCCTTTAGGTTGAGAAGTGCTCAGAAGCTCGAACAGACTTGGCACCAAGGCGCTCAGAGAAAGGTAATTCCGAACACTAGCTCCAGACATCGAAAAGTCCTTCGCTACATCATCGATGCTTCTGCCAGCCTTTTTCACCGCATAAATAATAGCGGTCGCGTACTCGTAGTGAGTGTGAGGTACAGCGTGCATATTCGACACAACTGACATCCGATGCTGATCTGCCTCGTCGATTGGATACCGCATCGAAACTAACACTTTCGGTATGCGCTTTAATTGCGCCGCTCGCCAACGCCGCTCCCCATCGACAATCTCGGAACAAACCTTACCAGCGGCCTGATCTGGACCGAGTGGACAAATTAGAATCGCCCGCATCTGCCCCGTGAGCAAACTATTGCCCAATTCGTCGAGCGCGGCGTCGCGGAAAACTTTTCTCGGCTGACCTG
Proteins encoded:
- a CDS encoding DUF2914 domain-containing protein is translated as MEDSSVRQKIKKHGTAIAFVLGFIWDNIMLSQIDHVFANIMLGSYLVISAFSILIMNLPFHPERRVKIIEKITKWFPLILQFCFGSLFSAYIIFYTRSASISNNWPFLLFLVLLVISNELLRKRYLSITLPVSLFFTVLFSYNIFSLPILLKSMSALIFILSGLATLIIITIFIWILSRIAPEKYASSKRSLILSLSAIYILFNVAYFTNIIPPVPLALKEIGVYHSVTRLANGEYTLSFEHDSWYPFISNTDSTFHQKPNESVYVWSSIFAPTDLTVPIYYRWQYFDDAQKKWIETDLIQLPIFGGRDEGFRGYTKKSNVQPGLWRVDVETNRKNLIGRIEFTVEDAIDPINSIVTETK
- the yihA gene encoding ribosome biogenesis GTP-binding protein YihA/YsxC, producing MEIKSAEFKKSIRGTDDILLEPHPQVAFVGRSNVGKSSLMNALLNRVDLVRSGKTPGKTQEINFFLINNNCYFVDLPGYGFARMSIERRDQLSKMIQWYLLGIEIAKRKVVLVLDSKVGPSAMDLEMLRLLSEHGREVLVVANKIDSLNQKERSVQLREISEKIPGLKIVPCSAKTKEGREEILEWIFS
- a CDS encoding ParB/RepB/Spo0J family partition protein, with the translated sequence MSNKGNGNGHGVAPEYLPAERHAVLRLVGRSPSGSHEADPAAVEFLLAAGFVAEKPDVSVHRGAIDPTRRNVLEISRQKNANKRGNFKLLRLSSDGGVQTLEDGYFGNLDDKVSGKWIVDGNGYNSLSNAQIVVDSKKWDPESVLPDKPAEMITPEPPPVTLVKSSRIYPQKSQGEDSKGEFWMDVDCLRPWAGQPRKVFRDAALDELGNSLLTGQMRAILICPLGPDQAAGKVCSEIVDGERRWRAAQLKRIPKVLVSMRYPIDEADQHRMSVVSNMHAVPHTHYEYATAIIYAVKKAGRSIDDVAKDFSMSGASVRNYLSLSALVPSLFELLSTSQPKGKKLPLGCGVLLAKVKPEKQEEILAQAIQESGHLGRRGLAACLEALIIGNKTEKGPNGGKRREQPCEVAKLARTAIEAVRLSVHNLNLWADGFRASEEMKQPVARLALASNMRETADRLRQFAEKLVAHPS
- a CDS encoding RNA polymerase sigma factor: MTPKEKIDRQEILSVAHTDFQKGLNAHAFFKISNRALSEDLVQITFMKTWVYLVKGGKIDIMKAFLYHILNHLIVDEHRKHKTTSLDVLIEEGFEPAATNDTERLLNFLDGKGAILLIARLPEPYKKIMRMRYVQDLTLKEMSLITGESKNTMAVQAHRGLEKLKLLYSNALA
- a CDS encoding class I SAM-dependent methyltransferase, with the translated sequence MKSREQMVESLTHAGIALRGPRDPFEGSTVRINDNRTWSQVALWGTRGLARAYENGWWDCERPDVVVEKAVQHGLDSKLFSSSLSDLALKIRAALFNLQSRARAFVVGEKHYNAGNTLFETMLGKHPLYSCAYWSGTPRAQTLDDAQEAKLHLICRKLKLKRGDHILDIGCGFGELLRFAHEHYGVTGVGITISKEQAKFARKLVHGLPIEIWEVDYRDLQTSRKFDREVSVGMFEHVGQKNHRAFFEMAQRHLKQDGLFLLHTITGSGEADPFLNDDIFPGSVVPSLKQVERSAQQRFKRLDLHEFGRDYDPTCCEWEKNLSHGWTRIAHLYNNDEKFLRRWRLYLLMSAGLFRAGKTSVAQFVLSNCDFSYDPVR
- a CDS encoding PAS domain-containing protein, whose translation is MDKNKNKIGPDFFERLWEESWTYIKTVVDVVREPVLILDKNFKVMAANEPFYRMFQVTQKETEGKIVYELGNGQWNIASLRKLLEDILPKHTFFKGFEVAHEFPVIGSRVMILNARQIHSRFVTGVGSGDSELFPPIILLAMEDITEMIAVAEQLAGHVNQFESKHSARTQKLEISITELKKQIEELKVKVAAK
- a CDS encoding response regulator; the protein is MAENSSIGNSFSDDPKNIIDNSVISGKKVVIVEDDVFLGKLLAKHLQQSGMKVFLIDRGDGAQEIIKSDVPDLLVLDIFLPGVNGLDLLESLRKDPVTKNLAVLIVSNTDQVQDRERAKSLNASFLTKALVTPMSIVEHVKKMFLDSH
- a CDS encoding HAMP domain-containing sensor histidine kinase, with the protein product MAEKVEKIIFYILGGVGGAVLGFIVLSFRMSYFANENHSFVVAITSLIGVLVSIIFVNYEKQKTLKTNSAVRDETVALITHEMKTGLTSTGWAIEMILQNYGKAITEEDKKMLEGVVNSIYTTIMHSVNLLDVSLLDIGKLKISLEKFDLKEIEQNLKETIEKYAFGAQKKGIHLTSEIHLNHESLVEVDLLRLRIILENLLENALQYTLGDIREIAVHIGNDEKTLNISVSDSGIGIPEAEKEKIFLKFFRASNAKKELNSGSGIGLYMTDQYIKAHRGSIRFETELGKGTTFYVSIPLKTAANVGEFLTKI
- a CDS encoding ZIP family metal transporter → MLTLITFATFFSTLLGGLFALRFKDRLHLILGFSAGAVIGVAFFDLLPEAIELGSKTYGFSTTTSVVALGFILYMILDRLILFHTHTHDAEHPETHRQNRGIVGASSLSVHSFLDGVGIGLAFKVSPALGAIVAVAVLTHDFSDGINTVNMILKNHGESKKAFKWLLVDALAPVVGVISTIFFTLPENALGLLLALFSGFFLYIGASDLLPESHHAHPTIWTTFMTVVGVAVLFLTIKLANI
- a CDS encoding VIT1/CCC1 transporter family protein yields the protein MESQTQSQEHIDRAFLLKVVQPGLAGLMDGSVSTLAPIFAAAYATSSPRLAFLIGASAATGAAISMAFAEALSDNGEHTGRGHPFIRGLIIGSMTFLGGILHTLPFLISNLHLALYLAYIVVGIELVAIAYIRYRYFKTSFWLSVVQVVFGGALVLVAGLLIGSA